The Thioalkalivibrio sulfidiphilus HL-EbGr7 genome includes the window CCACTCCCGGCGCAGCACGCCCTGCTTGTCGATCAGGAAGGTGCTGCGTTCGATCCCCCTGACCTGTTTGCCATACATGTTTTTCATCTTGATGACGTCGAACAGGGTGCACAGGGATTCGTCCTCGTCGGAGAGCAGGTCGAAGGGAAAACCATACTTCTCCTTGAACTTCTCGTGGGACTTGAGGCTGTCCCGGGAGACCCCCAGCACCGCCACGCCCTGCTTGCCGAGCCTGGCGTACTGCTCGGTGAAGTCCTTGCCCTCGGTGGTGCAGCCGGGTGTGTCATCCTTGGGGTAGAAGTAGATCACCACGTGCTGTTTGCC containing:
- a CDS encoding peroxiredoxin is translated as MPSKHQDNQHQKRPLMPQVALDKPVPDFERPATGDKTVRLSDFKGKQHVVIYFYPKDDTPGCTTEGKDFTEQYARLGKQGVAVLGVSRDSLKSHEKFKEKYGFPFDLLSDEDESLCTLFDVIKMKNMYGKQVRGIERSTFLIDKQGVLRREWRKVKVPGHVDDVLEAIKEL